One genomic segment of Ferrimonas sp. YFM includes these proteins:
- a CDS encoding DPP IV N-terminal domain-containing protein, with product MKPLILAGLTLVSALAQAQPLTLERIVSEPALAGSQPFKPALSPDGQRVTWLAPREDDIERFDLWQYSLKSGQRSRLLDSTLFEEGELSEEEKARRERQRIYGKGLLEYDWDTQGKALLFPIGGDLWLYRLDGDKPRQLTRTEAFETDARFSPKGNYVSFIRDQDLYVIDLASGEERRLTTGGEGSIKHGMSEFVAQEEMDRMSGYWWAPDEHAIALLQVDESPVELVIRNEIYADGIKLTEQRYPYAGKDNAKVRVGVVSLGDGKLTWAPGAEDKGGYLPRVNWRADSQALTWQWQSRDQQTLQLWQWLPESNKRSLLLTETSDSWVNLADDLHFLKQRPGFIWSSERSGFRHLYLMDASGKLVRQLTDGDWAVDALEAVDEAGGWVYFSGRKDTPTQRHLYRVSLEGGKVEKLSQRQGFHATVFSKDGSVYLDHFSSNRQPPQLSLHKANGEQLTWIEENAIDKGHPLASYWGDWTQPEYGTLKADNGMTLHYRLFKPQVEPGKRYPVVVRVYGGPGAQTVKDAWSRHDYFTQYLVQQGYGVFQLDNRGSTARGHEFESQIYRHLGKVEVEDQITGAKFLRTLEWVDGDRLAIYGHSYGGYMALMGLFKAGDYFAAGVSGAPVTDWGLYDTHYTERYLAHPAENAEGYQVSAVFPYAKDLKGQLFVYHGMADDNVLYQNSTQLYKVLQDAGKLYESKDYPGSKHSMRGKSVGLHLMATIEDFLNRRL from the coding sequence GACATCGAGCGCTTTGACCTCTGGCAGTACAGCCTCAAGAGCGGTCAGCGCAGCCGTCTGCTGGACTCCACCCTGTTTGAAGAGGGGGAGCTGTCCGAAGAGGAGAAGGCTCGCCGGGAGCGCCAGCGCATCTATGGCAAGGGACTGCTTGAGTATGACTGGGACACTCAGGGCAAGGCGTTGCTGTTCCCCATCGGGGGCGACCTGTGGCTGTACCGCCTGGACGGGGACAAACCCCGTCAACTGACCCGCACCGAGGCGTTTGAGACCGACGCCCGCTTCTCGCCTAAGGGCAACTATGTCTCCTTCATTCGCGATCAGGACCTTTATGTCATCGATCTCGCCAGCGGCGAAGAGCGGCGCCTGACCACGGGTGGTGAGGGGTCCATCAAGCATGGCATGTCCGAGTTTGTCGCCCAGGAGGAGATGGACCGGATGAGCGGCTACTGGTGGGCGCCTGATGAGCACGCCATCGCCCTGTTGCAGGTGGATGAATCCCCGGTGGAGCTGGTGATCCGCAACGAGATCTACGCCGACGGCATCAAGCTTACCGAGCAGCGCTACCCCTACGCAGGTAAAGACAACGCCAAGGTGCGTGTGGGTGTAGTCAGCCTGGGTGATGGCAAGCTGACCTGGGCGCCAGGAGCCGAAGACAAGGGCGGCTATCTGCCCAGAGTCAACTGGCGCGCCGACAGCCAGGCCCTGACCTGGCAGTGGCAGAGCCGGGATCAGCAGACCCTGCAGCTGTGGCAATGGCTGCCGGAGTCCAACAAGCGCAGCCTGCTGCTGACCGAGACCAGCGACAGCTGGGTGAATCTGGCCGATGATCTGCATTTCCTCAAGCAGCGCCCGGGCTTCATCTGGAGCTCAGAGCGCAGCGGTTTCCGCCACCTCTACCTGATGGATGCCAGCGGCAAGCTGGTACGCCAGCTCACCGACGGCGACTGGGCGGTGGACGCCCTGGAAGCGGTGGATGAAGCCGGTGGCTGGGTCTATTTCAGCGGTCGTAAGGACACCCCCACCCAGCGCCATCTCTACCGGGTCTCCCTGGAAGGGGGCAAGGTGGAGAAGCTCAGCCAGCGTCAGGGCTTCCACGCAACCGTGTTCAGCAAAGATGGCAGCGTCTACCTGGATCACTTCTCCTCCAACCGTCAGCCCCCTCAGTTGAGCCTGCACAAGGCCAACGGCGAGCAGCTAACCTGGATTGAGGAGAACGCCATCGACAAAGGCCACCCACTGGCCAGCTACTGGGGTGACTGGACTCAGCCCGAGTATGGCACCCTCAAGGCGGACAATGGTATGACCCTGCACTACCGTCTGTTCAAGCCCCAGGTGGAGCCGGGCAAGCGCTACCCTGTGGTGGTGCGGGTCTACGGCGGGCCGGGTGCGCAAACGGTGAAGGACGCCTGGAGCCGCCACGACTACTTCACCCAGTATCTGGTGCAGCAGGGGTACGGGGTGTTCCAACTGGACAACCGCGGCTCTACCGCCCGTGGCCACGAGTTTGAAAGTCAGATCTACCGTCACCTGGGTAAGGTGGAGGTCGAGGATCAGATCACCGGCGCCAAGTTCCTGCGTACCCTGGAGTGGGTGGATGGGGATCGCCTGGCCATCTACGGCCACAGCTACGGCGGCTACATGGCGCTGATGGGGCTGTTCAAGGCGGGAGACTATTTTGCCGCTGGTGTCTCCGGGGCGCCGGTGACCGACTGGGGTTTGTACGACACCCATTACACCGAGCGTTACCTGGCCCACCCGGCGGAAAACGCCGAAGGTTATCAGGTGTCGGCGGTGTTCCCCTATGCCAAGGATCTCAAGGGCCAGCTGTTTGTCTATCACGGCATGGCGGACGACAACGTGCTCTACCAGAACTCCACTCAGCTGTATAAGGTGCTGCAGGACGCCGGTAAGCTGTATGAGTCCAAGGATTACCCTGGCTCCAAACACTCTATGCGCGGCAAGAGTGTCGGCCTGCATCTGATGGCCACCATCGAGGATTTCCTCAACCGCCGTTTGTAA
- a CDS encoding Na+/H+ antiporter NhaC family protein: MSQSQTLTATQPQSSSVVALLPLLLFLATFVGAGLYHQSQGADFAFYQLSPVIAILPAIVLAFALARQAIDKSLDQFIAGIADNNIIAMCLIYLLAGAFASVAKATGGVDATVALGLTLIPASLLLPGFFLIAGFIATSMGTSMGTIGALAPVAYGIAQQAGIDPALMAGAVISGAMFGDNLSIISDTTIAATRTQGCEMKDKFRENIRVSAPAAAITFVLFLVLGSGQSAVEAGSYDLIKVLPYLTILVLAVAGVNVFLVLPAGILLAGVSAIAGSDYSAMQLGKDVYAGFTGMQEIFLLSMLVGGLAALMKQQGGLNWLANNAAAAIARFSKKEQSPRAAELGMAGIVSATNLCTANNTVSIIITGSVAKDLAERHGVRKRRAASMLDIFSCITQGLIPWGAQALLTGATFKLSPLVVVSNAWYCLVLAAVAVVMVSLRKA; the protein is encoded by the coding sequence ATGAGTCAGTCCCAAACCCTTACCGCCACCCAGCCCCAGAGCAGCTCCGTCGTTGCCCTGCTGCCGCTGTTGCTGTTCCTGGCCACCTTCGTGGGTGCCGGCCTGTATCACCAGAGCCAGGGGGCAGACTTCGCCTTCTACCAGCTCTCCCCGGTGATCGCCATCCTGCCCGCCATCGTCCTGGCCTTTGCCCTGGCTCGTCAGGCCATCGACAAGAGCCTGGATCAGTTCATTGCCGGCATTGCCGACAACAACATCATCGCCATGTGCCTGATCTACCTGCTGGCCGGCGCCTTTGCCTCCGTAGCCAAGGCCACCGGTGGTGTGGACGCCACCGTGGCCCTGGGCCTGACCCTGATCCCCGCCTCCCTGCTGCTGCCCGGCTTCTTCCTGATTGCCGGTTTCATCGCCACCTCCATGGGAACCTCCATGGGCACCATCGGCGCCCTGGCGCCCGTGGCCTATGGCATCGCTCAGCAGGCAGGCATCGATCCTGCCCTGATGGCCGGTGCGGTGATCTCCGGTGCCATGTTTGGTGACAACCTCTCCATCATCTCCGACACCACCATCGCCGCCACCCGTACCCAGGGGTGTGAGATGAAGGACAAGTTCCGTGAGAACATCCGCGTTTCCGCGCCTGCCGCCGCCATCACCTTCGTGCTGTTCCTGGTACTGGGTTCCGGCCAAAGCGCCGTAGAAGCAGGCAGCTATGACCTGATCAAGGTCCTGCCCTACCTGACCATCCTGGTGCTGGCAGTAGCTGGTGTGAACGTATTCCTGGTGCTGCCCGCCGGCATCCTGCTGGCCGGCGTCAGCGCCATCGCAGGCAGTGACTACAGCGCCATGCAACTGGGTAAGGATGTGTACGCCGGCTTTACCGGCATGCAGGAGATCTTCCTGCTCTCCATGCTGGTAGGAGGCCTGGCGGCTCTGATGAAGCAGCAGGGTGGCCTCAACTGGCTGGCCAACAACGCCGCCGCCGCCATCGCCCGCTTCAGCAAGAAGGAGCAGTCTCCCCGCGCCGCCGAGCTGGGCATGGCAGGAATCGTCTCCGCCACCAACCTGTGCACCGCCAACAACACGGTCTCCATCATCATCACCGGCTCCGTGGCCAAGGATCTGGCCGAGCGCCACGGGGTGCGCAAGCGTCGTGCCGCTTCCATGCTGGACATCTTCTCCTGCATCACCCAGGGCCTGATCCCCTGGGGTGCCCAGGCGCTGCTGACCGGCGCCACCTTCAAGCTCTCCCCTCTGGTGGTGGTGTCCAACGCCTGGTACTGCCTGGTGTTGGCTGCGGTGGCCGTTGTCATGGTGAGCCTGCGCAAGGCATAA